The Malus domestica chromosome 13, GDT2T_hap1 genome includes a window with the following:
- the LOC139190842 gene encoding uncharacterized protein yields the protein MAAAMVCQPTEEQPQWGGSIAGLSYKPRNRAMTHANLMNNYFNPNSVYTEDDFRRHFRMRRHVFERLLHDVHQVNPYFQQKLDRAGCLGSSLVDLMDETHGMSESTCLDTLAEFCNTIVQFYKEEYLRKPNQEDMDRLIRKVEYHGFPGMIRSLDCMHWNWKNCPTEWQWGFSGMLRKKTIMLKVMIVRDVSIFMLGSRSADLSAKVNAGRADDFTEVGFALSQGQVEGPEEDSMRNVVGIWTLDVISDVNLEFIPDVMFMLFWII from the exons ATGGctgcggccatggtgtgtcagccaactgaggaacaacctcaatggggtggctctaTTGCTGGTCTCTCTTATAAACCACGAAACAGAGCGATGACGCatgccaatctgatgaacaactacttcaaccctAACTCGGTGTACACAGAAGATGATTTCAGACGTCACTTCCGgatgaggcgtcatgtcttcgagcgtttacttcatgatgtccatcaggtcaatccatactttcAACAGAAGCTGGACAGAGCAGGCTGCCTTGGTTCTTCCCTAGTTGATTTGATGGATGAAACCCATGGCatgtctgagtctacatgccttgatactcttGCTGAATTCTGTAACACAATTGTTCAGTTTTACAAAGAGGAGTACCTCCGCaagccaaatcaagaagataTGGATCGGCTCATTCGCAAAGTTGAATACCATGGGTTTCCGGGCATGATAAGAtcattagactgcatgcattggaattggaagaattgtcccACTGAATGGCAATGGGGCTTTAGTGGAATGTTGAGAAAGAAAACTATAATGTTAAAG GTGATGATCGTTCGTGACGTCTCAATATTcatgctagggagtcgtagtgcagacctcag tgctaAGGTGAATGCGGGACgtgcag ACGATTTTACTGAAGTTGGATTTGCATTATCTCAAGGCCAAGTAGAAGGCCCTGAAGAAG ATTCAATGAGGAATGTTGTTGGAATTTGGACGTTGGATGTGATTTCGGATGTTAATTTGGAATTTATTCCGGATGTCATGTTCATGTTATTTTGGATTATTTGA